In Pseudobythopirellula maris, a single window of DNA contains:
- a CDS encoding SpoIID/LytB domain-containing protein, giving the protein MRSLGAAMVLVVLACGHNARAQFDQRTSISVNGVGPVATETDYVPNVCNCENGAASFEALKAQAVAARTFAYFKMNTSGSINNGTSDQVYSCSGTAQSIHYAAAAATEGEILSIENFSNNEILLASFYVAGAIPTGPFNPAAPSAIPNPGDSDPTSTQQWVTYPYEAGVTSGDNTGTPLGFVGTPSNPNWPNRGAKSQNGADFLSDNSVSYVDILKYFYGADVQLRTASTDQTAGSYNGIKPLTNFDDYGQRNGATFDGHEGYFSRSPTFSGSTTANIAGSTAERSSAESQSGGHSQLITIDYDESSGTDFLMRHVAGARLSDFDGSSNAATGVANLKFESHGAVGLWLKTDDPGLQVSIALDDPTTGDRGVLRDVVADGQWREYRWRLDRPSDWEAWTAGGNGAIDGDLVSLDSIQLIGASDAEVYLDTVFWDPADIFTPASVGDYNDDGRVDGADFTVWRDHFLQMGENLPGDGDGNKFVGNNDLKIWRDNYGLVLATSQSVPEPGALATVLCVAVALAAARVAPARDRAAR; this is encoded by the coding sequence GTGCGTTCACTTGGAGCAGCGATGGTTTTGGTCGTTCTTGCGTGCGGGCACAACGCCCGCGCGCAGTTCGACCAGCGTACGAGCATCAGCGTCAACGGCGTGGGGCCGGTCGCCACCGAGACCGACTACGTGCCGAACGTCTGCAACTGCGAAAACGGCGCCGCGAGTTTCGAGGCGCTCAAGGCTCAGGCCGTCGCCGCACGGACGTTCGCGTACTTCAAGATGAACACCTCCGGCTCGATCAACAACGGCACGAGCGACCAGGTTTACAGCTGCTCGGGAACGGCCCAATCCATCCACTACGCGGCCGCGGCCGCCACGGAAGGGGAGATCCTCTCGATCGAGAATTTTAGCAACAACGAGATCCTGCTCGCCTCGTTCTACGTGGCCGGCGCCATCCCCACCGGGCCGTTCAACCCGGCGGCGCCGAGCGCCATCCCGAACCCGGGCGACTCGGACCCGACCAGCACCCAGCAGTGGGTCACCTATCCGTACGAGGCGGGCGTCACGAGCGGCGACAATACAGGCACGCCGCTCGGCTTCGTCGGTACCCCGAGCAACCCGAACTGGCCCAACCGCGGCGCCAAGAGCCAGAACGGGGCCGACTTCCTGTCGGACAACAGCGTGTCGTACGTCGACATTCTGAAGTACTTCTACGGCGCCGACGTGCAACTGCGGACCGCTTCGACCGACCAGACCGCCGGCAGCTACAACGGCATAAAACCCCTTACCAACTTCGACGACTACGGCCAGCGCAACGGCGCCACCTTCGACGGCCACGAGGGATACTTCAGCCGCTCGCCAACTTTCTCGGGCAGCACGACCGCCAACATCGCCGGCTCGACGGCCGAGCGGTCGTCGGCCGAGAGCCAGTCGGGCGGCCACTCGCAACTGATCACGATCGACTACGACGAGTCTTCGGGGACCGACTTCCTGATGCGACATGTCGCCGGCGCCCGGCTGAGCGACTTCGACGGCTCGAGCAACGCCGCAACCGGCGTGGCGAACCTGAAGTTCGAGTCGCACGGCGCCGTGGGTCTGTGGCTCAAGACCGACGATCCTGGCTTGCAAGTGTCGATCGCGTTGGACGACCCGACCACCGGCGACCGCGGCGTGCTCCGCGACGTGGTGGCCGACGGCCAGTGGCGTGAGTACCGCTGGCGCCTCGACCGCCCGAGCGACTGGGAGGCGTGGACCGCGGGGGGCAACGGCGCGATCGACGGCGACCTTGTGTCGCTCGATTCGATCCAACTGATCGGCGCGTCGGACGCGGAGGTTTACCTCGACACGGTGTTCTGGGACCCGGCGGACATTTTCACGCCCGCCTCGGTCGGCGACTACAACGACGACGGGCGAGTGGACGGCGCCGACTTCACCGTGTGGCGCGACCACTTCCTGCAAATGGGTGAGAACCTGCCAGGCGATGGCGACGGCAACAAATTCGTCGGTAACAACGATCTCAAAATCTGGCGTGACAACTACGGGCTGGTCCTCGCCACCAGCCAGAGCGTTCCCGAGCCCGGAGCGCTCGCCACAGTGTTGTGCGTCGCAGTTGCTTTAGCGGCAGCACGGGTTGCGCCGGCGAGAGACAGAGCTGCGCGATAA
- a CDS encoding S41 family peptidase, whose amino-acid sequence MPQALTLRRLLLATLVCSAAADLRADEPAPQDEQEYLRLYGLFAEALTEVELNYVEPVDRRRLVEAAIRGMVGELDRHSRYLTGREFEKARDRNAPQRDPLGLLLGIDPVGWIVAVGVEPGSAAERAGLRPGDRVVSIGGRPIEDGELTTAEELISAKPQVSVVLQSPDGAVRRTRIEAIRSPRTTVHGFATDEGDGPAWMLPQSEIGYAWLSAFGAATAADLRVALDDATRRDAQGFILDLRDNAGGLLEGAVDVCDLFLSEGEIVSVEGRDDRRRVWKASAEPNDVSTPLVVLVNRYSASASEVTSGCLQDRGRATLVGERTWGKASVQTIIALDGGEAALKLTTAAYRRPSGRSIDRPPSARPTDSWGVEPGADGLAGVDDATRRRLFEARAARTPLPVADDPQIAAAVALLTAPAKNAATNEAPSP is encoded by the coding sequence ATGCCCCAAGCCCTCACTCTCCGTCGATTGTTGCTCGCCACGCTCGTTTGCTCCGCCGCGGCGGACCTGCGCGCCGACGAGCCCGCCCCGCAGGATGAGCAGGAGTACCTGCGGCTCTACGGCCTGTTTGCCGAAGCGCTCACCGAGGTCGAACTCAACTACGTCGAGCCGGTCGACCGGCGGCGGCTGGTCGAGGCCGCGATACGCGGCATGGTCGGCGAACTCGACAGGCACAGCCGGTACCTCACCGGGCGTGAGTTCGAGAAGGCCCGCGACCGCAACGCCCCGCAACGCGACCCCCTCGGGCTGCTGCTGGGGATCGACCCGGTTGGCTGGATCGTGGCGGTGGGTGTGGAGCCCGGTTCGGCGGCCGAACGCGCCGGCCTCAGGCCGGGGGACCGCGTGGTCTCGATCGGCGGCCGCCCGATCGAAGACGGCGAGCTCACCACGGCTGAGGAACTGATCTCGGCCAAGCCGCAAGTGAGCGTGGTATTGCAATCGCCCGATGGCGCAGTGCGGCGAACCCGCATCGAGGCGATCCGATCCCCCCGCACCACCGTGCACGGCTTCGCCACGGACGAAGGGGATGGGCCCGCTTGGATGCTGCCGCAGAGCGAGATCGGCTACGCCTGGCTGAGCGCGTTCGGGGCGGCGACGGCGGCCGACCTGCGTGTGGCGCTCGACGACGCCACGCGGCGTGACGCCCAAGGGTTCATCCTTGACCTGCGCGACAACGCGGGCGGGCTGCTCGAGGGGGCGGTCGACGTTTGCGACCTGTTTCTCTCCGAAGGCGAGATCGTCTCGGTCGAGGGTCGCGACGACCGTCGCCGTGTCTGGAAGGCGAGTGCGGAGCCCAACGACGTTTCGACGCCGCTCGTCGTGCTGGTGAATCGCTACAGCGCGAGCGCCAGCGAAGTGACCTCGGGCTGCCTGCAAGACCGCGGCCGGGCGACGCTCGTTGGCGAGCGGACCTGGGGCAAGGCGAGCGTGCAAACGATCATCGCACTCGACGGCGGCGAGGCGGCCCTGAAGCTGACCACGGCCGCCTACCGCCGCCCCAGCGGCCGTTCGATCGACCGCCCACCGAGCGCCAGGCCCACCGACAGCTGGGGCGTCGAGCCCGGGGCCGACGGCCTGGCGGGAGTCGACGACGCCACGCGTCGCCGGCTGTTCGAAGCCCGCGCCGCGCGGACCCCCCTGCCGGTGGCGGACGACCCACAAATCGCTGCGGCCGTCGCGCTGCTCACCGCCCCCGCAAAGAACGCGGCCACGAACGAAGCCCCTTCGCCATGA
- a CDS encoding DUF1559 domain-containing protein has translation MRQSNTKSNNGFTLVELLVVIAIIGILVALLLPAVQAAREAARRNSCVNNLKNCGLGALNYESTFNYMPAGALYIGNQGAGQNGFSWNVELLRFMEETAAADVIDAAEEEALANNPKQPLHHLLTNTNISAATRDKLTEISRSTSSIFRCPSDDPLKLATEGGIETALGATNYTAVMGSGFSRGTEFDGDPFPANPQIFATRDEDYYGGAADSAINLDGIMLPGRGVKLAKCTDGTSKTLLIGERVYLLSAWTRGGYWLFNVIPGDIRNRLNAKYLNEHNIWDPPLEPIPSSYISSAKCISGSLTPSSSPSLGQYYVQDANRPADDTGDGRGFNELMFGSLHPGGANFVYGDGSVHFINEGIEPAAYVSLASRNGGETLGDN, from the coding sequence ATGCGGCAAAGCAACACTAAGTCGAACAACGGATTCACCCTGGTCGAGTTGCTGGTGGTGATCGCCATCATCGGCATCTTGGTCGCGCTCTTGCTGCCGGCGGTCCAGGCGGCCCGCGAGGCCGCACGACGCAACAGTTGTGTGAACAACCTGAAGAACTGCGGTCTCGGCGCGCTCAACTACGAGTCGACATTTAACTACATGCCGGCCGGAGCCCTCTACATCGGCAACCAGGGAGCCGGGCAGAATGGCTTCAGTTGGAATGTCGAGCTGCTCCGTTTCATGGAGGAGACCGCCGCCGCCGACGTGATCGACGCCGCTGAAGAAGAGGCGTTGGCGAACAACCCCAAGCAGCCGCTCCACCACTTGCTCACGAACACCAATATCTCGGCAGCCACCAGAGACAAGCTCACCGAGATCAGCCGATCGACCTCGTCGATCTTCCGCTGCCCTTCTGACGACCCCCTGAAACTCGCAACCGAGGGGGGCATAGAAACGGCGCTCGGGGCGACGAACTACACGGCCGTGATGGGATCGGGCTTCAGTAGGGGGACCGAATTCGACGGCGACCCCTTCCCGGCGAATCCCCAGATCTTCGCCACCAGAGATGAAGACTATTACGGAGGGGCTGCTGACAGCGCCATCAATCTCGACGGCATCATGCTGCCCGGCCGCGGTGTGAAGCTCGCTAAGTGTACTGACGGAACGAGCAAGACGCTGCTGATCGGCGAGCGAGTCTACCTCCTATCCGCCTGGACCCGCGGCGGCTACTGGCTGTTCAACGTCATCCCGGGAGATATTCGCAATCGTCTCAACGCGAAGTACCTGAACGAGCACAACATCTGGGATCCGCCGCTCGAGCCGATCCCCAGCAGCTACATCTCTTCGGCCAAGTGCATCAGCGGCAGCTTGACGCCTAGTTCGAGCCCAAGCTTGGGGCAATATTACGTCCAGGATGCTAACCGTCCTGCAGATGATACCGGTGACGGACGGGGCTTCAACGAGCTGATGTTCGGCAGCCTGCACCCCGGTGGCGCCAACTTCGTCTACGGCGATGGCAGCGTCCACTTCATCAACGAAGGCATCGAACCGGCGGCGTACGTGTCGCTCGCCTCGCGCAACGGCGGCGAGACACTCGGCGACAACTAG
- a CDS encoding MTH1187 family thiamine-binding protein — protein sequence MVLLELSVTPMGAGESVSAEVARCVEVIEASGLPFELHAMGTIVEGELDEVLGVMRRCIEKVAENHPRVTCAAKVDYRHGAAGRMRGKVESVERRLGRRADPQ from the coding sequence ATGGTTCTACTTGAATTGAGCGTCACGCCGATGGGCGCGGGCGAGAGCGTCAGCGCCGAGGTGGCCCGCTGCGTCGAGGTGATCGAGGCGAGCGGCCTGCCGTTCGAATTGCACGCCATGGGGACGATCGTCGAGGGAGAGCTCGACGAGGTTCTCGGCGTGATGCGTCGCTGCATCGAGAAGGTCGCCGAGAACCACCCGCGCGTCACCTGCGCCGCGAAGGTCGACTACCGCCACGGCGCCGCCGGGCGTATGCGGGGCAAGGTCGAGAGCGTCGAGCGCCGGCTCGGCCGCCGCGCCGATCCGCAGTGA
- a CDS encoding DUF1207 domain-containing protein produces the protein MPRTTHRRLTELALRASALAVAVFVSLGDARAADRSPRDPFLMADASAASSVWIGDNANDLIDPLVSTVSREESIASTARIDNTIVPTHYVQSQGGWGWEIMPDGLIYRSYQAGPRESRLALHQISNSTPLGEETLWDATLGGRRGLLRYGNGDSFRPQGWQLDIEGATIVRLNLDNDRDVDSSDFRFGVPLTYGSGNWQYKTGYYHLSSHLGDEFIARTPGATRINYVRDAIILGASYNPNPCWRLYGETAYAFFTAGGAEPWEFQFGAEYSRPGMTGIYGTPFFATNAHLREETDFSGDWTAQTGWLWRGATGSTMRLGLHYMNGKSTQYQFFNRNEEQIGLGIWYDF, from the coding sequence ATGCCTCGCACCACTCACCGCCGGCTCACCGAACTCGCACTGCGCGCCAGTGCGTTGGCGGTCGCTGTGTTCGTGTCGCTCGGCGACGCACGGGCCGCGGACCGGTCGCCGCGCGACCCGTTCCTGATGGCCGACGCGTCGGCCGCCAGCAGCGTGTGGATCGGCGACAACGCCAACGACCTCATCGACCCGCTCGTCAGCACGGTGTCGCGTGAAGAGTCGATCGCCAGCACGGCTCGGATCGACAACACGATCGTCCCGACGCATTACGTGCAGTCGCAGGGCGGCTGGGGTTGGGAGATCATGCCCGACGGTCTGATCTACCGCTCCTACCAGGCGGGCCCGCGTGAGTCGCGGCTCGCGCTGCACCAGATCAGCAACAGCACACCGCTGGGCGAAGAGACCCTGTGGGACGCCACGCTCGGCGGACGCCGGGGGCTGCTGCGTTACGGCAACGGCGACAGCTTCCGCCCCCAGGGCTGGCAGCTCGACATCGAGGGCGCCACGATCGTGCGGCTCAACCTCGACAACGACCGCGACGTCGACTCGTCCGACTTCCGGTTCGGCGTGCCACTGACCTACGGGTCGGGCAACTGGCAGTACAAGACGGGCTACTACCACCTCAGCTCGCACCTGGGCGACGAGTTCATCGCCCGCACGCCGGGGGCGACGCGCATCAACTACGTCCGCGACGCGATCATCCTTGGCGCCTCGTACAACCCGAACCCCTGCTGGCGTTTGTACGGCGAGACCGCCTACGCGTTCTTCACCGCCGGCGGGGCCGAGCCGTGGGAGTTCCAGTTCGGGGCCGAGTACTCGCGGCCCGGCATGACGGGGATCTACGGAACGCCGTTCTTCGCCACGAACGCCCACCTGCGTGAAGAGACTGATTTTAGCGGCGACTGGACCGCCCAAACCGGCTGGCTGTGGCGTGGCGCCACGGGCAGCACGATGCGGCTCGGCCTGCACTACATGAACGGCAAGAGCACGCAGTACCAGTTCTTCAACCGCAACGAAGAGCAAATCGGCCTGGGCATCTGGTACGATTTTTAG
- a CDS encoding dockerin type I domain-containing protein, which produces MKLIASLATSAAFGLGLVATASAQVLVMEDFESYADTSALNAVWDSGNGTGELIDEDYEVFVFGEDPDPVGIRAYPEGGQGVYHPGGTAMEYLPTFAGGEPLLPTTEKSIVVQGEMFDIGVAGNKRMSIGLRSNAPENLIELGQYNDPASGPYYRAVLFPAPSEALDPSWQQFELPLELDGDDENEEVSLGDIGEVWYTYRATITPTDITFQLDVFSDGLDAATGEAGWDSTVTHPIITGPNGYDSLRIGGPSGIGSGGGGMIFDNLLLELVDAAVDTSGDYNGNGIVDAADFTLWRDSLGDEVSAGTGADGNGDGFITDLDYDVWVNTFGNGELNESFATAVPEPASALLAILSIGLFATRGRRA; this is translated from the coding sequence ATGAAATTGATCGCAAGCCTCGCAACCAGCGCGGCGTTTGGACTGGGACTGGTCGCTACGGCGTCGGCCCAGGTGCTCGTGATGGAAGACTTCGAGTCGTACGCCGACACCTCGGCGCTCAACGCGGTCTGGGATTCGGGCAACGGCACCGGAGAGCTGATCGACGAGGACTACGAGGTCTTTGTGTTCGGCGAAGATCCGGATCCGGTTGGCATCCGCGCTTACCCGGAAGGTGGCCAAGGGGTCTATCACCCCGGTGGCACGGCGATGGAGTACCTGCCGACCTTCGCCGGTGGCGAGCCGCTGCTGCCGACCACTGAGAAAAGCATCGTCGTCCAGGGCGAGATGTTCGACATCGGCGTCGCTGGCAACAAGCGGATGTCGATCGGCCTGCGCAGCAATGCCCCCGAAAACCTCATCGAACTGGGGCAGTACAACGATCCCGCCTCGGGGCCTTACTACCGCGCCGTCTTGTTCCCCGCTCCTTCGGAGGCTCTCGACCCGTCGTGGCAGCAATTCGAGTTGCCGCTCGAGCTCGATGGAGACGACGAGAACGAAGAGGTCTCGTTGGGCGACATTGGGGAGGTCTGGTACACCTATCGCGCCACGATCACGCCCACCGACATCACTTTCCAGCTCGACGTCTTTAGCGACGGGCTCGACGCGGCCACCGGCGAAGCGGGTTGGGACTCGACCGTAACCCACCCGATCATCACCGGCCCGAACGGCTACGACAGCCTGCGGATCGGCGGCCCTTCGGGCATCGGCTCGGGCGGCGGCGGCATGATCTTCGACAACCTCTTGCTCGAGCTCGTCGACGCCGCCGTCGACACGTCGGGCGACTACAACGGCAACGGCATTGTCGACGCCGCCGACTTCACCCTCTGGCGCGACTCGCTAGGCGATGAGGTCTCGGCCGGCACGGGCGCCGACGGCAACGGCGACGGGTTCATCACCGATCTCGACTACGACGTGTGGGTCAACACCTTTGGCAACGGCGAGCTAAACGAGTCGTTCGCCACGGCGGTCCCCGAGCCGGCTTCCGCGCTGCTCGCGATCCTCTCGATCGGCCTGTTCGCCACGCGGGGGCGCCGGGCTTGA
- the gluQRS gene encoding tRNA glutamyl-Q(34) synthetase GluQRS has product MPTTRLAPSPTGALHLGNARTFLVNWALARQNGWRVVLRIDDLDGPRIKAGADRMAVDDLAWLGLDWDEGPRYQSHDKSPYRAALERLLAEGEIYPCRCTRSQILAASLSAPHAEGHDLRYPGTCRPQPGVRHDPALLDDPQLAWRLVTPDKTIAFNDHYAGEQTHNPQEVVGDFLVATKTCLPCYQLAVVVDDHGEGVDRVVRGDDLLASTPRQVLLYDRLALGAPPEYWHLPLVVGPDGRRLAKRHGDTRIDAYRQRGASPERVVGLLAEWCGLGPREPMTAGEFAERFDLGKLPRAQSVFTDTDDAWLAAVE; this is encoded by the coding sequence TTGCCGACGACCCGACTCGCCCCGTCACCGACCGGCGCCCTGCACCTGGGCAACGCCCGCACGTTCCTGGTTAACTGGGCGTTGGCCCGACAGAACGGCTGGCGTGTGGTGCTGAGGATCGACGATCTCGACGGCCCACGCATCAAAGCGGGAGCCGATCGCATGGCGGTCGACGACCTCGCTTGGCTCGGCCTCGACTGGGACGAAGGCCCCCGCTACCAATCGCACGACAAGTCGCCCTACCGCGCGGCGCTCGAGCGGCTGCTCGCCGAAGGCGAGATCTATCCCTGCCGCTGCACCCGCTCGCAGATCTTGGCCGCGAGCCTCTCGGCGCCGCACGCCGAGGGCCACGACCTCCGCTACCCCGGCACCTGCCGCCCGCAGCCCGGCGTGCGGCATGACCCCGCCCTGCTCGACGACCCGCAACTCGCGTGGCGACTGGTCACGCCCGACAAGACGATCGCCTTCAACGACCACTACGCCGGCGAGCAAACGCACAACCCGCAAGAGGTGGTGGGCGATTTCCTGGTCGCAACAAAAACGTGCCTGCCGTGCTACCAGCTCGCGGTGGTTGTTGACGACCATGGCGAAGGTGTCGACCGCGTGGTGCGCGGCGACGACCTGCTCGCCTCGACGCCGAGGCAGGTGCTGCTTTACGACCGACTCGCTCTGGGCGCGCCGCCCGAGTACTGGCACTTGCCGCTGGTGGTGGGCCCCGACGGGAGGCGGCTCGCCAAGCGCCACGGCGACACGCGCATCGACGCGTACCGCCAACGCGGCGCGAGCCCCGAACGCGTTGTCGGCCTGCTCGCCGAATGGTGCGGGTTGGGCCCACGCGAGCCGATGACCGCCGGCGAGTTTGCCGAGCGCTTCGACCTCGGCAAGCTCCCCCGTGCGCAATCGGTGTTCACCGACACGGACGACGCTTGGCTCGCCGCTGTAGAATAG
- a CDS encoding ATP-dependent 6-phosphofructokinase, with the protein MPDSPTPTQQELAVSTLGPCEIPTPLAEAKGGHGRFIEDDTRVMYDVVFHEGHDPKPAIGFERAGPREKIHFQPAKSKAAIVTCGGLCPGLNNVVRNLFYMHRRHYGTAEVLGIRNGYQGLNPAEGQEPITLTDSLVSSIHHQGGTLLGTSRGPQDPRVTVDFLQSQGVNILHTIGGDGTQRGAHAIAQEVARRGADIAVVGVPKTIDNDIRHCYQTFGFMSAVAEAERVIDRAHVEAISVPRGVGLVKLMGRHAGFLAASATIASGEVNFTIIPEAPLVLDGQDGLLARLGRRLDASDHAVVVVAEGAGQELLRAEKGDHAPRVDASGNELLSDIGLYLRKRIKQHFADIGNPVELKYIDPSYYVRSVHANAYDSLMTEKFARHAVHAAMAGKTDLFIGIWQGHMVHVPLSASCGQERRLSTGRDMWSAVLTITGQERW; encoded by the coding sequence ATGCCCGACTCCCCGACGCCCACCCAGCAGGAGCTGGCCGTTTCGACCCTTGGACCTTGCGAGATCCCCACCCCGCTTGCCGAAGCGAAGGGGGGCCACGGGAGGTTCATCGAAGACGACACGCGTGTGATGTACGACGTCGTGTTCCACGAGGGGCACGATCCCAAGCCGGCCATCGGTTTCGAGCGGGCCGGCCCGCGTGAGAAGATCCATTTCCAGCCGGCAAAGTCGAAAGCGGCGATCGTCACCTGCGGCGGCCTTTGCCCGGGCCTGAACAACGTGGTGCGCAACCTCTTCTACATGCACCGTCGCCACTACGGCACGGCCGAAGTGCTCGGCATCCGCAACGGCTACCAGGGGCTCAATCCCGCCGAGGGGCAAGAGCCGATCACGCTTACCGACAGCCTCGTGTCGTCGATCCACCACCAAGGGGGCACGCTGCTCGGCACGAGCCGCGGCCCGCAAGACCCGCGCGTGACGGTCGATTTTCTGCAATCGCAGGGGGTGAACATCCTGCACACGATCGGGGGCGACGGCACGCAACGCGGCGCCCACGCCATCGCCCAGGAGGTCGCCCGTCGCGGGGCCGACATTGCCGTGGTGGGCGTGCCGAAGACGATCGACAACGACATCCGCCACTGCTACCAAACCTTCGGTTTCATGTCGGCCGTGGCCGAGGCCGAGCGGGTGATCGATCGGGCGCACGTCGAGGCGATCAGCGTGCCGCGTGGCGTGGGCCTCGTGAAGCTGATGGGGCGTCACGCAGGGTTCCTGGCCGCCTCGGCGACTATCGCATCGGGCGAGGTCAACTTCACCATCATCCCGGAGGCCCCGCTAGTGCTCGACGGCCAGGACGGCCTGCTCGCGCGTTTGGGGCGCCGGCTCGACGCCAGCGACCACGCCGTGGTGGTCGTCGCCGAGGGCGCCGGGCAAGAGTTGCTGCGAGCCGAGAAGGGCGACCACGCGCCGCGGGTCGACGCCTCGGGCAACGAATTGCTCAGCGACATCGGCCTCTACCTGCGGAAACGGATCAAGCAGCACTTCGCCGACATCGGCAACCCGGTTGAGCTGAAGTACATCGACCCGAGCTACTACGTGCGCAGCGTCCACGCCAACGCGTACGACAGCCTGATGACCGAGAAGTTCGCCCGCCACGCCGTCCACGCCGCCATGGCGGGCAAGACCGATCTGTTTATCGGGATCTGGCAGGGGCACATGGTCCACGTGCCGCTCAGCGCGTCGTGCGGTCAAGAACGCCGGCTGTCGACCGGTCGCGACATGTGGTCCGCCGTGCTCACGATCACCGGGCAAGAGCGGTGGTGA
- a CDS encoding methylated-DNA--[protein]-cysteine S-methyltransferase: MAILPPPTETPVARPTAAQPIPTPLGLLVAVASDAWLLRLKYADQDQAVVTAAAETTAGNAVTRRTSDQLGEYFAGQRTAFDLPLGPLEESCGVGTAFQRRVWRALMAIPYGRTISYRQLAEAIDQPKASRAVGSANGKNPLSIITPCHRVIATDGGLGGYTGGLRRKEQLLEHEGARLF; the protein is encoded by the coding sequence ATGGCGATCCTTCCCCCACCGACCGAAACGCCCGTCGCCCGGCCGACCGCCGCCCAGCCGATCCCGACTCCGCTGGGGCTGCTGGTCGCCGTGGCGAGCGACGCCTGGTTGCTGCGGCTCAAGTACGCCGACCAGGACCAAGCCGTCGTGACGGCCGCCGCGGAGACGACGGCGGGCAACGCCGTCACACGCCGCACGTCCGACCAGCTCGGCGAGTATTTCGCCGGCCAGCGCACCGCGTTCGACCTGCCGCTCGGGCCGCTCGAGGAATCTTGTGGCGTCGGCACGGCGTTTCAACGCCGGGTGTGGCGCGCCTTGATGGCGATCCCTTACGGCCGGACGATCAGTTACCGCCAACTCGCCGAGGCGATCGATCAGCCGAAGGCTTCGCGGGCCGTTGGTTCGGCGAACGGGAAGAACCCGCTCTCGATCATCACGCCGTGCCACCGCGTGATCGCCACCGACGGCGGCCTGGGGGGCTACACCGGCGGGCTGCGCCGCAAGGAGCAATTGCTCGAGCACGAGGGCGCGCGACTGTTCTAG
- the tsaD gene encoding tRNA (adenosine(37)-N6)-threonylcarbamoyltransferase complex transferase subunit TsaD has product MTLILTIESTCDETAAAVVNEKLEALGSVVASQDELHQRFGGVVPEIASRAHVERILPVIDETLQRAGVRLADLDAIAVANMPGLSGSLLVGLSAAKGLCVATGLPLIAINHLQAHVYACKIASGEEVFPCVGLIASGGHSNLYRCDGPTDFTPLGGTIDDAAGEAFDKVASLLGLPYPGGPSVSRAAERGDPKKIRFPRPLLNDDSRLAFSFSGLKTAVRYRLIGPGKLQDSEASPPSEQEIADIAAGFQEAVVDCLVGKAELALKQSGYRTLCVGGGVAANGRLRERLEQSAAEHGHRLFIPPMSLCTDNAVMGAIAVERFKAGKFESLELDVFPGQERVAAS; this is encoded by the coding sequence ATGACCCTCATCCTCACGATCGAATCGACCTGTGACGAAACCGCCGCCGCGGTGGTCAACGAAAAGCTCGAAGCGCTCGGATCGGTCGTCGCCTCGCAAGACGAACTGCACCAGCGGTTCGGCGGCGTCGTGCCGGAGATCGCCTCGCGGGCCCACGTCGAGCGGATCTTGCCGGTCATCGACGAGACGCTCCAGCGGGCCGGGGTCAGACTGGCCGACCTCGACGCCATCGCGGTGGCCAACATGCCGGGGCTCTCCGGTTCGCTGCTGGTCGGGCTGAGCGCGGCCAAGGGGCTGTGCGTCGCGACGGGGCTGCCGCTGATCGCGATCAATCACCTGCAAGCGCACGTGTACGCCTGCAAGATCGCCAGCGGCGAGGAGGTGTTTCCTTGCGTCGGGCTGATCGCCAGCGGCGGGCACTCGAATCTCTACCGCTGCGACGGGCCGACCGACTTCACGCCGCTGGGCGGCACGATCGACGACGCCGCCGGCGAGGCGTTCGACAAGGTCGCCAGCTTGCTCGGACTGCCCTACCCCGGCGGGCCGTCGGTGTCGCGCGCCGCCGAGCGTGGCGATCCGAAGAAGATCCGCTTCCCGCGTCCGCTGCTCAATGACGACTCGCGGCTCGCGTTTAGCTTCAGCGGCCTGAAAACGGCGGTCCGCTACCGACTGATCGGCCCCGGCAAGCTCCAGGACTCGGAAGCGTCCCCGCCCAGCGAGCAGGAGATCGCCGATATCGCGGCGGGCTTCCAGGAGGCGGTCGTCGATTGCCTCGTGGGCAAAGCGGAGCTCGCCCTCAAGCAGAGCGGCTACCGCACGCTCTGCGTCGGCGGCGGCGTGGCGGCCAACGGCCGGCTGCGCGAGCGGCTCGAGCAATCGGCGGCCGAGCACGGCCACCGCCTGTTCATCCCGCCGATGTCGCTATGCACCGATAACGCCGTGATGGGCGCCATCGCCGTTGAACGCTTTAAGGCTGGGAAGTTCGAATCGCTCGAGCTCGATGTCTTCCCGGGGCAGGAACGCGTGGCGGCTAGCTAG